A single window of Salvelinus namaycush isolate Seneca chromosome 11, SaNama_1.0, whole genome shotgun sequence DNA harbors:
- the LOC120056303 gene encoding G-protein coupled receptor 55-like: MEPNCSFDEVDRLMTSLELVIYVPIFVFGLILNVLALVVFCIFLRKWSESTIYMTNLALMDLLLLLLLPFKMHATNHQWAAHHRFLCSLLESLYFVGMYGSIYTIACIAVDRWVAICHPFRAKQLRSPRAALGTCILVWVVVLGGISPIYGFRKEETGYFHCFHTFSKEGWHPKVIGCLLTFGFVGPALVLVVCSAQSIRTLRQSGQESPKSRSCVKIIYSSLCAFLVPFTPSHLGILLQFLVHQSLIEDCLAKTRISLYIQVTMSLANITCCLDALCYYFITTEVRSSKQTFTFRRSMSQKRATTSTSEL; encoded by the exons ATGGAACCCAACTGCTCCTTCGACGAGGTGGACCGCCTGATGACATCACTGGAGCTCGTCATCTACGTGCCCATCTTCGTGTTTGGCCTTATCCTCAACGTCCTCGCCCTGGTTGTCTTCTGCATCTTCCTCCGCAAGTGGAGCGAGTCCACCATCTACATGACCAACCTAGCCCTCATggacctccttctcctcctcctgctcccctTCAAGATGCACGCCACCAACCACCAATGGGCGGCCCACCACCGCTTCCTATGCTCCCTCCTGGAGAGCTTGTACTTCGTGGGGATGTACGGCAGCATCTATACCATCGCCTGCATTGCTGTGGACCGCTGGGTGGCCATATGCCACCCATTCCGCGCCAAGCAGCTCCGTTCCCCCCGGGCTGCTCTGGGGACCTGCATCCTGGTCtgggtggtggtgctggggggCATCTCCCCCATCTATGGGTTCCGCAAGGAGGAAACGGGGTACTTCCACTGCTTCCACACGTTCTCAAAGGAGGGCTGGCATCCAAAGGTGATCGGCTGCCTGTTGACCTTCGGGTTCGTGGGGCCGGCCCTGGTGCTGGTGGTGTGTTCAGCCCAAAGCATCCGGACACTGAGGCAGTCGGGCCAGGAGAGCCCTAAAAGCAGAAGCTGCGTGAAGATCATTTACAGTAGTCTCTGTGCCTTCCTGGTCCCGTTCACGCCCAGCCACCTGGGCATCCTGCTGCAGTTCCTG GTGCATCAAAGCCTGATCGAGGACTGCTTGGCCAAGACGAGGATCAGCTTGTACATTCAGGTGACCATGAGTCTGGCCAACATCACATGCTGTCTGGACGCTCTGTGTTACTACTTCATCACCACGGAGGTGAGGAGCTCCAAGCAGACCTTCACCTTCAGGAGGTCCATGAGCCAGAAGAGAGCCACCACCAGCACCTCAGAGCTCTGA
- the LOC120055856 gene encoding protein SNORC-like translates to MDREAWEGVGMPSLAHASGALETPSPVILLTDTGNIMANCSSVSRLVLMALLGLWVATLHSETVADPTPTLQGDNQDTLSGEGAYEVTTKDPFQDMTESVLTFEYEDNTHSQAVDEEESVLGPGAITAIVIAVVLGASVLLALIVITLRKFTAS, encoded by the exons ATGGACCGAGAGGCCTGGGAAGGTGTTGGGATG CCCTCACTAGCCCATGCATCAGGAGCTCTGGAGACTCCCAGTCCAGTCATCctcctcacagacacaggaaacatcATGGCCAACTGCAGCAGCGTCTCCAGACTCGTCCTCATGGCCCTCCTCGGCCTCTGGGTAGCCACCCTCCACTCAG AGACTGTGGCAGACCCCACACCCACTTTACAAGGGGACAACCAGGACACGCTGTCCGGAGAGGGGGCATATGAAGTCACCACCAAAGACCCCTTCCAGGATATGACAGAGAGTGTGTTGACCTTCGAATACGAGGACAACACCCACTCACAGGCCGTGGACGAGGAGGAAA GTGTTCTGGGCCCTGGCGCCATCACAGCCATCGTCATCGCAGTCGTCCTGGGGGCTTCAGTCCTCCTCGCCCTCATCGTCATCACACTCAGGAAGTTTACTGCTTCCTAG